In one Kluyveromyces marxianus DMKU3-1042 DNA, complete genome, chromosome 4 genomic region, the following are encoded:
- the BET5 gene encoding TRAPP subunit BET5, which yields MIYSLWIFDRHCNCIFDKEYTLNHSTPIVNSKTQQSRGKLIYGMIHSLRSMSVKMAPGNTLRTISTGKYRIHALFTASNLWIVIFSDLTHHELHERLDKIYELYLKYVVHNMLKPIDFKKAEEDGETAKITNTSFIKAVDQVLCL from the exons ATGATTTATTCTCTTTGGATTTTCGATAGACATT GTAATTGTATCTTTGATAAGGAATATACATTGAATCATTCTACACCCATTGTGAACTCTAAGACGCAGCAATCTAGAGGTAAGCTTATATACGGTATGATTCACTCACTAAGAAGCATGTCAGTGAAAATGGCCCCAGGTAATACACTTCGAACAATCAGTACAGGGAAGTATAGAATACATGCATTGTTTACGGCTTCTAACCTCTGGattgtaatattttctGATTTAACGCACCATGAACTACACGAAAGACTTGATAAAATATACGAATTATACTTGAAATATGTAGTACACAACATGTTGAAACcaattgatttcaaaaagGCAGAGGAAGACGGAGAAACGGCAAAAATCACAAATACTTCTTTTATCAAAGCAGTCGACCAAGTATTATGCCTATAA
- the ENT3 gene encoding Ent3p yields MSLEDSITKLSLYDAKKYFRKAQNVVFNYTEMEAKVREATNNEPWGASSTLMEKIAQGTYNYREREEILGMIFRRFTEKTASEWRQIYKALQLLEYLIKHGSERFIDDVRNNLNLVKMLESFHYIDSQGRDQGINVRNRASQLVKLLESDEMIRQERKKARETMKKYKGVAGGIVPGMGANVNSRAGYTRSTNQGISVSADFDSDDDDGYQKPQPYGLDNGNSKSSYNPNEEYEPRQSEGSSDLLDIQENEGAKNKKQDQQTNSQAAAAAADIDDDDDEDFAEFQSATPSAPVSNRLDDLVFSNDNSFATPSHPHAPATAVTPAIAEAAKASDPFGSLFSSAKKEPFKTTVTASTTGKTETASNPVAHSDDADLFGDLQPAPNSQKSNGNHQQPATQNHSEEIDLLSF; encoded by the coding sequence ATGTCGCTGGAAGATTCGATAACGAAGCTATCCCTTTATGATGCTAAAAAGTACTTCAGAAAGGCGCAGAATGTAGTGTTTAATTACACGGAAATGGAGGCCAAAGTAAGGGAGGCTACCAATAATGAACCGTGGGGTGCATCCTCGACGTTAATGGAGAAGATTGCGCAAGGTACGTACAACTATCGGGAACGGGAGGAAATTTTGGGTATGATCTTTAGGCGTTTCACCGAGAAAACGGCTAGTGAATGGAGACAAATCTACAAGGCCCTTCAGTTATTAGAATACCTAATTAAACACGGAAGTGAGAGGTTTATTGATGATGTTCGCAATAACTTGAACTTAGTTAAAATGCTCGAGAGTTTCCATTATATTGACTCGCAAGGAAGAGATCAAGGGATTAATGTTAGAAATAGAGCGAGCCAATTGGTCAAGCTGTTGGAAAGCGACGAGATGATTAGACAAGAACGTAAAAAAGCCAGAGAGACCATGAAGAAATACAAAGGTGTTGCTGGCGGTATTGTGCCCGGAATGGGTGCTAACGTAAACTCCCGTGCGGGTTATACCAGATCAACAAACCAGGGAATCTCTGTCAGTGCCGATTTTGATagcgatgatgacgacGGTTACCAGAAACCACAACCTTATGGCTTGGACAATGGAAACAGCAAATCTAGCTACAACCCTaatgaagaatatgaaCCAAGACAAAGCGAAGGGTCATCCGATCTCCTTGACATACAAGAAAATGAGGGTgctaaaaataaaaaacaagatCAGCAAACTAATAGCcaggcagcagcagcagcagcagatattgatgacgatgacgacgaaGATTTTGCAGAGTTCCAAAGTGCTACTCCATCTGCCCCAGTGTCCAACAGATTGGATGACCTGGTGTTCTCAAACGATAACTCCTTTGCGACTCCATCTCACCCACATGCACCAGCAACAGCTGTCACACCAGCTATCGCGGAAGCAGCTAAGGCTTCTGATCCTTTCGGATCATTATTCTCATCTGCAAAAAAGGAACCATTCAAAACTACGGTCACAGCATCAACTACAGGtaaaacagaaacagcatCCAACCCTGTTGCCCATTCCGACGACGCAGATCTATTCGGAGACCTTCAACCTGCACCAAATTCCCAAAAATCGAATGGAAACCACCAGCAACCTGCGACCCAAAATCACTCTGAGGAAATTGACTTACTAAGTTTTTAG
- the WAR1 gene encoding War1p (intron), with amino-acid sequence MAEVRQQSLPQTQQQPCASSPASDSTASTCGGGGGSGSGTSFAQMSLVDQQRHHPQVFLLGISADDPRHFKPMSKERKADGKTKRNTFACITCHSMKQKCNPGNPNDIYRHPCVRCAKLNKLCQFDLSKRRRKKKKKKRLENDGDDVSGIRADPGASNMKLASDGAPVIARTTTDVGTKDIAEKDADHHSPGSVLSPQQHNGPGAASAAAAAAAAAVSLVGSISAPLPFHGAQQNYHHQTATAGSDSMAGGFVHGYPHTRHNAYANMDAHKTPGMDHSLKMKQVFGAHSSTLNGQLSAPAGWQFASPVINQRQRLLPKPWLEADLKRLEHNSANNGNNNTTNNHNHNHNHNNSHVQAHNQFQHNIDVPHNSIHHRDSNSNAPITLGQHFSTTNHALGADQYHNSQIQNRYNNTLSPVSTGNGINVHPDINNLPKDQTLKFISPTIPSIHDYMGENGENKSLAQDLRNASPVDLKSPALPLKSSQINDYELEITNLLSWQKGALELISEKLSSQAAAWDDIVQTSSSVPLYTDPLALGLISEQDALYHLKLYRETMSKKFHLPLVKIPDDVTIDQLRKNQPILFSTILSVVSLIIPASHKSKCDRLKLDNFALSLICHHGMRLGSKRPELIRSLLVLCLWYNFSEWNNQTRYHFFNYICCSAIREFDLNGNSRLMGMMDSSQQVPVSDKREPEHDDDFYRMVLVIYVSGLNISIFLRQPIQLRWSPKFDSFCEGLLKGQYPSKVYGFDSDQIFVVFSRINYCLELIHTHIQLTSGLMENTYITFDTEKFIDKMKITLDGLAPQIAPDRHRMWTFFHSVYVYLYESILIEFFQSRTMEDKFEMTEIPKDVEDAFIKCTERCLITFQHFFELTPHLIASMPLFHVTRIIYVLGVLLLKVRFGVMTISAIHHLKPMTDSCGDIVRKMCELLEETSALYPHNTFVVKLRYMCALFSQTYATNLRKYLERQNRNSDIERNNLFQSGDVSSFFVDSMILENSINSLNEQFWTDMLTNLL; translated from the coding sequence ATGGCAGAAGTCCGGCAGCAGTCGCTCCCACAGACGCAGCAACAGCCGTGCGCCTCAAGTCCGGCATCTGACAGTACTGCTAGTACATGTGGCGGAGGCGGCGGCAGCGGCAGCGGGACCAGCTTCGCACAAATGTCGCTGGTCGACCAGCAGCGACACCACCCACAAGTGTTTTTGCTTGGCATCTCTGCAGACGACCCCAGGCATTTCAAACCCATGTCGAAGGAACGAAAGGCCGATGGGAAAACCAAGAGAAACACGTTCGCGTGCATTACGTGCCATTCGATGAAGCAAAAGTGTAATCCGGGAAACCCAAACGATATCTATAGACACCCTTGTGTTCGGTGTGCAAAGCTGAACAAGCTGTGCCAGTTTGACCTCTCGAAGAGAAGGCgtaagaagaaaaagaagaagaggctCGAAAACGACGGCGACGATGTTAGCGGTATCCGGGCCGACCCGGGTGCCTCGAATATGAAGCTGGCTTCTGATGGGGCTCCGGTCATTGCCCGAACAACTACTGATGTCGGAACAAAGGATATCGCCGAGAAAGATGCAGACCACCACTCGCCTGGTTCCGTGCTTTCTCCGCAGCAGCACAATGGACCGGGAGCAGcatctgctgctgctgctgctgccgccGCCGCCGTTTCCCTAGTAGGCTCGATATCGGCCCCACTGCCATTCCATGGCGCTCAGCAAAATTATCACCATCAGACTGCTACTGCAGGCTCAGACTCAATGGCCGGTGGCTTCGTCCATGGGTACCCCCACACCCGCCATAATGCATATGCCAACATGGACGCCCACAAAACACCCGGTATGGACCATAGTctgaaaatgaaacaaGTGTTCGGCGCCCACTCGTCAACTCTCAATGGCCAGCTTTCTGCACCAGCAGGCTGGCAGTTCGCATCCCCTGTGATAAATCAACGGCAACGATTATTGCCAAAACCCTGGCTGGAAGCGGACCTTAAACGTCTGGAACACAATAGCGCGAATAACggcaataataataccactaataatcataatcataatcataatcaCAATAACAGCCACGTTCAAGCGCACAATCAGTTTCAGCATAATATCGACGTTCCCCACAATTCAATTCACCATCGCGATTCAAACAGCAACGCCCCAATCACCTTAGGCCAACATTTCTCGACTACTAATCATGCACTGGGTGCAGATCAGTACCATAATTCTCAAATCCAAAACAGATACAATAATACCCTCAGCCCAGTGAGCACTGGAAATGGTATCAACGTTCACCCAGACATCAACAACTTGCCTAAGGATCAAACCTTGAAATTTATATCGCCAACTATCCCATCAATCCATGACTACATGGGAGAAAATGGTGAGAATAAATCTCTCGCGCAAGATTTAAGAAATGCCTCTCCAGTTGATTTAAAGTCCCCTGCTTTACCGCTCAAGAGTTCGCAGATTAATGATTACGAACTAGAGATCACCAACTTACTCTCTTGGCAAAAGGGAGCCTTGGAATTGATATCGGAAAAATTGTCGTCTCAGGCTGCCGCATGGGATGATATTGTTCagacttcttcttctgttccATTGTACACAGATCCTTTAGCACTAGGATTGATTTCTGAACAAGACGCTTTATATCATTTGAAACTCTACCGGGAAACAATGTCAAAGAAGTTTCATTTGCCCTTGGTGAAGATTCCTGATGATGTTACCATAGACCAACTAAGGAAAAATCAACCAATTCTTTTCTCCACTATCCTTTCTGTTGTATCACTAATAATCCCAGCGTCTCATAAATCAAAATGTGACAGACTGAAACTAGACAACTTCGCGTTATCATTAATATGCCATCATGGTATGAGATTGGGAAGCAAACGGCCTGAATTGATCCGTTCCTTGTTGGTATTATGCTTATGGTATAACTTTTCAGAGTGGAATAACCAAACAAGAtatcatttcttcaattaTATCTGTTGTTCGGCGATTCGTGAATTCGATTTAAACGGGAACAGTCGGCTAATGGGGATGATGGACTCATCCCAACAAGTACCTGTCTCAGATAAAAGGGAACCGGAACacgatgatgatttctACCGTATGGTACTTGTCATTTACGTTTCAGGCTTAAACATATCCATTTTCTTGAGGCAGCCTATACAGTTACGTTGGTCTCCAAAATTCGATTCTTTCTGTGAAGGACTCCTAAAGGGCCAATACCCATCAAAGGTTTATGGATTTGATAGTGATCAAAtttttgttgtgttttcCAGAATTAACTACTGCCTTGAACTCATTCATACCCATATTCAACTAACTTCAGGCTTAATGGAAAATACTTACATTACATTCGATACAGAAAAGTTCATCGATAAGATGAAAATAACCTTGGATGGTCTAGCCCCACAAATAGCACCTGATAGACATCGTATGTGGACCTTCTTCCATTCCGTTTACGTCTATTTATACGAATCGATTTTAATAGAATTCTTTCAGTCTAGAACTATGGAGGATAAATTTGAGATGACTGAAATACCGAAAGATGTCGAAGATGCGTTTATCAAATGTACGGAAAGGTGTTTGATAACGTTCCAACACTTCTTTGAATTGACCCCACACTTGATTGCGTCCATGCCGTTATTCCATGTTACCAGGATAATATACGTTCTTGGTGTGTTGTTATTAAAGGTTAGATTTGGTGTGATGACAATATCTGCCATCCATCACTTGAAGCCAATGACTGACTCCTGTGGTGATATCGTTCGGAAAATGTGTGAACTTTTGGAGGAGACATCGGCATTATACCCTCATAACACTTTTGTTGTTAAACTAAGGTATATGTGCGCGCTATTCTCTCAAACCTATGCAACCAATCTCAGGAAATACCTAGAAAGACAGAACCGTAATTCggatattgaaagaaataaccTCTTCCAGTCTGGGGATGTTTCGTCATTTTTCGTTGACTCAATGATATTAGAGAATTCAATAAACTCTTTGAATGAACAATTCTGGACTGATATGTTGACGAACTTATTATAG
- the GAG1 gene encoding Gag1p, whose protein sequence is MSRDSMTPVPRLRSRSSASAGSSGSLSLKRSVKNFMGKIVRTVKNVAHEALNDSDTECEQITVNNMFLEPECVGNLLHADDEDANHDNRLSSNSETLADGFSTENNVETSGEGEENSQDFLSFDPVQEVAKLRQEDQLKKADSVDTFSRGPEVWEKRRKLWLTVTPSNTLESAKKARESFADISPKKYGVIYKRLVMEDAHLKKNLNLQDVVKVINAGWVETSKWERAAQGIA, encoded by the coding sequence ATGTCGAGAGATTCTATGACGCCTGTGCCCAGGCTGAGGTCGCGTTCAAGTGCGAGTGCTGGAAGCTCGGGGAGTCTGAGCTTGAAGCGGTCGGTCAAAAATTTTATGGGGAAGATTGTGCGGACGGTGAAAAATGTTGCACACGAGGCTTTGAACGATAGCGATACCGAGTGCGAACAGATCACCGTGAACAACATGTTTCTGGAGCCTGAGTGTGTCGGGAACCTGCTGCACGcagatgatgaggatgCCAACCATGACAATAGGTTGAGCAGTAACTCAGAGACGCTTGCAGACGGGTTTTCTACCGAGAATAATGTAGAGACAAGCGGAGAAGGTGAGGAGAACTCGCAGGACTTTTTGTCGTTCGACCCAGTGCAAGAAGTCGCCAAGCTACGGCAGGAGGATCAGCTGAAGAAGGCAGACAGTGTCGACACCTTTTCAAGAGGACCAGAGGTATGGGAGAAAAGGCGTAAGCTGTGGCTCACAGTCACGCCTTCGAACACCCTCGAGAGTGCAAAGAAAGCCAGAGAATCGTTTGCAGATATCAGTCCGAAGAAGTACGGTGTCATCTACAAAAGATTAGTCATGGAAGATGCAcacttgaagaaaaacttgAATCTACAGGACGTCGTCAAGGTCATAAATGCTGGATGGGTAGAAACTTCAAAATGGGAACGTGCAGCTCAGGGTATAGCATGA